From Paenibacillus sp. FSL H8-0537:
TTGCCCAGCACCTCAGGGCCCTTCTCATATGTGCCTGCGAGCGGAGAAGCTTTATCAATGTTGTGCTCCTTCATAATGTCGAACGTATCCATGAGGCCGTTAAACACTTTGTTGGTCGAAAGATCTACGCTTCCGCCCTTCAGATCGGTAATAAACTGGTTTACCACCGCTTTATCCGCTGATTGTCCAGCGTAAGCGAGCGGAAGGTAGTGGGCAGCAAGCGACCAATCCATTGGCGAGACGATTAGCGCACCCGTACCGGAGGCTTCGATCTTTTTAAACAAATCTTCCAGTGCCTGTGTCGTCGTAATGGTAGCCGGATCGAAGCTGCCGCTAACTGCTTTGTCTAAGACTGCTTTGTTGTAAATAAAACCATAGCCTTCAATCGAAAGCGGGAACGCGTAATTTTTGCCATCAAAGGTCGTCAGATCCGTGCTGCCGTCAACCTTGTCGGACATCCATTTTTCCCCGCTTAGATCGAGAATGCGATCCTTGAACTTCTCCACATCTCCTGTGTCCAGCATCGTGATTGTCGATGGGCTGTTTGCCGCATACAACGCGGATGCTTTCTCGAATGGAGACTGTCCTGCCGGAACAGGAACGATCTCCAGCGTAATAGTTGGATAGTCCTCTTTAAAGGCTTTAGCTGCATCTTCAAGCTGCGTTTGAATTTCCCCTTTGGAATTCAGCAATGTTATTTTCACTTCTCCTGAGGCGCTTCCGCTGTTTGCGCCGCCCTCAGCTGTGGATGAGTCTGCAGGCGTTGAGCCAGCATTGCCTCCGCACGCCGTTACGACTATAACCATTACCAAAGATACGAATAGAGCTTGCAAGCTTTTCCAAGATTTCATTTGTTCGTCCCCCGATTCTAAATAATAAATATTCTATGATGGAACCATTTTATAAACCGCTTTCATAACGTATTATAGTCCGTGCTAAAAAATATGTCAATCGTTTGACATGTCAAACGATTGACATTACAAACAAAAAATAAAAATCCCTTGTTGTATAAGGGATTTCAACCGTTCTTAAGTCGTCACTCTCTCCACCAGTTCAACATCCAAAACATACCGGTGCTCCAGCGGCTCATTGTTCATTTGCCGGATGATTGAATCAACTGCAACCCGCCCGATTTCGGCAATCGGCTGGCGAATTGTCGTTAGCGCCGGCGTTATCCAATTGGCCGCACTCACATCATCATAGCCAATTATTTTGATCTGCTCCGGAATAGACTTGTCCGCCTTGCGGCATTCCTTCACTGCGAAGGAAGCGATAATATCGCTTGTCGCAAACAGGCCATCGATTTCAGGATGCTCCGCAAACAGACGGCTCATAATCTGCTCATACTGCTGCTCGTCAAACACGTTCATATCCGTCTGAATAATAATCGGTTCGATCCCATTTGCAGCCATTACGTCACGGAAAGCAGCCGTTCGCTGGTTCGCCAGCAGCTGAAGCTCTAAATTCCCGCAAATATGCGCAATTTTTCTGCAGCCTTTGTCTACTAGCAGCTGTGCTGCGAGCCTGCCGCCCTTGTAATTGTCCGATGAAATAAACGGAATTTCCTCGCTGATCTGCCGATCTATCGTTACAATCGGGGAATGCAGCTCCTTATACTCCTTAACCTCAAGCGTGTGGCTGCCCATAATAATACCGTCTACTCGGTTGCGCTTGAGCATATCGATGTATTCCTTCTCCTTCACAGGATCAAGATGCGAGTTGCATAGCATAATTTTATAGCCTTTCTCGTAGGCATAACGTTCGACATGGCTCGCTAGCTCAGCGAAAAAGGGATGAGCCACGTTCGGAATAATAAGCCCGATGACATTGGATTGCTTGCGCAGCAAAGAACGTGCCAGCTCATTCGGCTGATAATTCAGCTCCTTCATCGTCTGGAACACCTTATTGCGGGTCGTCTCGCTAATGTACCCCCTGTTGTTTAATACGCGGGAGACCGTCGTTACCGATACTTTAGCCATCTTCGCGACATCATGAATAGTTGCCATAAAATCTCCTTCTCATTCCCAAAAAGTTATACGCTTTCAAACTGATCTTTCATCATACCACAAGAAGCCTATGGTCAAGAGGACAGCTTCAGCATGCTTAAATTCTAAAAAAAAGAGCTGTTCACATCGCCCCATCCGGCGCGTCTGCAAACAGCTCTGCTCTTATGCTTATTAAATGGTTAAGCCCAAGTAGGCTGAACCTTCAAAACCGTTGCTTCCTTCTCACGCTTGAAGCTAGAAGACGAATCCAGCTCCACTGCTGCTATAGCAGCGGCCGTTTCCTTCGCTTGTTCTACAGCAGCGACCGCTTTAGCTTGAAGTACATTTTCCACTTCAGCCGCCTGCAGCTCTTCCTCCTCCGCTTCAACGCGGTGAATAAGCGCTCCAAGCGAAGCCAGCTTGCCTGTAATATCTACATAACCGCGATCTACGTGGTGGATACCCGTTACTTCCGTCTCGCCATCCGCACGCAATGCTGCACAGATCAAGGCTGCGCCTGCACGCAGGTCCGTCGCACATACTTTCGCGCCAGTTAGCGGCATATTTCCGCTAACGATAGCGGAACGGCCTTCGATCTTAATATGCGCATTCATCTTCTGGAATTCTTCCACATGCATGAAGCGATTCTCAAATACCGTTTCGGTTACAACCGACGTACCTTCGGATACGAGCAAGAGCGCCATCATTTGCGATTGCATATCCGTCGGGAAGCCTGGATGCGGCAACGTCTTCACGTCTACCGACTTCAGCGGGTGATCCGCTTTAACCCGAATGCCGTTATCCGACTCCAGCACCTCGACGCCCATCTCTTGCAGCTTGGAAATGACCGGTGTCAAATGATCGCCAATCGCGCCTTCCACAAATACGTCGCCGCCTGTAATCGCTGCAGCAATCATATAAGTACCCGCTTCTACCCGATCAGGAATAACATGATGCGTCACACCGTGCAAGCTTTCAACGCCTTCAATGCGAATGAGTCCTGTGCCCGCGCCGCGAACCTTCGCGCCCATCGCGTTCAAATAATTGGCGAGGTCGACGATTTCCGGCTCCTTCGCGGCATTCTCAAGCAGCGTTGTGCCTTCTGCGAGTGCAGCAGCCATCATAATGTTCTCGGTAGCGCCTACGCTTGCTACGTCGAGATATATTTTTGCGCCCTTGAGACGCGTGCTTGTGCTTGCTTCAATGAAGCCGTGTCCGAGCGTAATTTCCGCTCCCATCGCTTCGAAGCCTTTCAAATGCTGATCAATCGGACGTGTGCCAATCGCGCAGCCGCCTGGAAGCGAAATACGCACCTTGCCGATTCGTGCAAGCAGCGGTCCCATAACAAGGAAGGAAGCACGCATTTTGCGAATCAGCTCATAGGGCGCCTCATAAGAAGCAATTGTTCCCGCCGATATTCTCATTGTTGTATCTTGATACGATATCGTTGCGCCTAATGATGCCAATACCTTCTGTATAGTCATGACATCGTCGAGGAGGGGAACGTCACAGATGACGCTGTCTCCTTCCGTCGCAAGTAAAGAGGCTGCTAGAATGGGGAGTACTGCATTTTTTGCACCGCTGACACGTACCGTTCCCGATAAACGCTTGCCTCCGCGGACGATAATTTTGGTCATCTTATGGTTCCCTCCGCGAACTGAATTTCTGTCTCTCGCTTTAAAATTATTGTTTAAAAGTGAAAAATTCCCGTCTTAATCCAAACTCCATATTAACACTTATCTACACTAATCGACAAGCTTTAAATTTCCGTGTAACCGCAGCATTTAAAGCAGCCCTATCCTGACCCTAACATCTTATGCTGAACGATGCTTTTAGGTGTTGCCCTGCCTGATACTGGAACAAAATTCCCGCACTTGTATAGCGTTCGGAAGCGGGCGGGATTTTCAGTCCGTCATGTACTACCCATTGTTAACATATTCCGCTCTCGTTATTCGACAAAACTCTTCAGCATTGTCGTCCAAGACCAGTAATCCAAAATGAAGCTGGCAAATGCGTGCCCGAGTATGACAGCAATAACCGCCTGCAACATGCGAGCCTTCGGGCTGCGGGGAAAAGCAAAAAATGCTTCCCATTTCAGCTCCTGCATAATAAACCATATAAGTATAATGCTAACGAGCGTTACAACAATGGAGAACAGTCCCGTTACTCCTGTGGCTGTCTGCATGCTGTTCAACATATCCTGAGTCAAACCCATCTGTGCTCCAAATGCCTCCTTCTATTCACCTTAAGTTCCGGTGTGCCGCCTGTTTACTCCTTTACTAAGGCTACTGCACGAGCAGCCGCTCTTTAGTAAATGGCCCCCCTCTGCTTTCCAGGGCAGGGTCCTCCATTCCAAACATGCGGCGTGCTTCATCGCCTCCCGCTTCGCTTACCGGGAGCTGCTGCTCAGTCATCGCAGCAGCTCCAGAAACTGCATTTTTGACCGTGACCTTGAAGCGGTAATATTGCTTGTCGAAGGGCTCATTGGCTGTCAGTTTAAAATAATAAACGCCAGCAGGAAGCCGCTTGTTTTTCACTTCGAGCTTGCCTGTGCTGCCTGTTTTCTGTGCAAACAGCTGCTGCTGCTTTTTATCGTATGCTATGACTTGCATTACCTTTCCTGACGGAACATTAAACACTTGCAAATCAATTTGGCTCGCTTTGGTGAGGCGCAGCTGGAACCAATCGACATCGGTGCTGCTGTCAATGACACCTACATACTCTGTACCGCTGCGTATGCTCAAGCCTTCGTAATACTGATTGTTTGGCTCGTTAGGATCATCGTATTTCGGCACATAATTAATTTTAAGCGTGTACTGTCCAATAACGGGGCTGGCCTCAGACGAAATCGCATTATGCACACGAATATAATATTTCCCGGGTGTTACTGTCAAGATAGGCGAGATTTCAGCTTGGCCTTCCGACTCCTCGTCATAGGTCCGAAGCGATTGTCCGGCGCGCTGAATTGCAAGGCCTGGATCAATTCGCGCTGTATTCCCTTCCAAGGTAAGGCGCAGCGTGCCGCTTTGCTTGAAGGTAATCGCATACCAGTCGCGATCCGCCTTCTGATGGAAGTTGCCCACTACCGTCTGGCTGCGCGGCGACAAAGCGAATGCTTCATACGTCTGGTCATTCGATTCATAAGCATCAGGCTTCATGATAAAAGAGGAGTCCAGCAAATAAGGCTGGCGGGCGCCGTTATCGCTGTTCATAAACTGGACGCCTATTTTTTGCGTCCCTTTCTTTACCGTGAACTCGGCATTGCCACTGGCAAGCTTCGTCGTATACGTATTTTTTTGGACACCGTTCACATAATGCAGCAGCCGAATTGGCGGAATCGCGGCTCCAGATTCTGTGAGCGACTGGTATTTCATCGTGAGCTTGCCGTCATACGGAGCCTCCACCGTATACCAGTCGATATCCTTGCCCGTATTCAGAACGGCAGATATTTGCTTGTTCAAGGGTAGAAGCGCAGCCGTGCCCCTCGTGTCATTCGGCTCAAAGCCGTCGGCATTAACTGGTGTGCTCAATGCTTTATCAATTTGCAGCAGCCCGTAGCCTGTGCGATTGTCGAAGCCAGACTGGCCAATGTTGCGCGTCGTTTGGCGCAGCAGCTCCCTGACTTGATACGTTTTGAGCTTCGGATAACTGGCCCAGATGAGTGCCGCCGCCGCAGCCACCTGAGGAGCAGCCATCGACGTGCCCTCCTCCTTCTTATAGCTCCCGCCTACCGCCGTCGTATAAACGTTCCAGGCTGCTGACAAATCCAGCTCCGTACCGGGATTCGAACGCAAATCTGGCGAATTGTCAGCCTTCACGCCGCCAACGGCAAGCACCGTCGAATAAGCGGCAGGGTATTTTACAACAGCCATGCCTTCGAGCGACTGACCGTCATTGCCCGCGGCCGCTACTAGCAGCACCCCTTTGCTTTCGGCATAGTTTACAATGTCCTGCATATAAGGAGAATAACGATATAATCCGACGGAGAGCACGACGATTTTGGCTTGCTTGCGCACGGCGTACAAAATCGCTTCGCCCAAATCCTGCTCCGTGCCATCGCCATTATGATCAAGCGCCTTGATCGGCATCAGCTTCGCTTTCCACAAAATGCCGGACACGCCAATGCCATTGTTGCCAGATGCGGCGATCACTCCGGCCACGCTTGTCCCGTGGCCGTTATTATCCTCAGGCGGCATGTCCGTATCGATCAAGTTGATGCCGGGGACGAGATTTTTCTTGAGATCGGGATGGTCGAGATCGATGCCCGTATCGACAATCGCGATTGTCAGCGCGGTTTGCTCGCGCACGGTTTTCCAAGCGGCTAGCGCGCCGATCTGCTTGAGATAGCTTTGCTTCGCAAGCTCGGGGTCGCTGGCCGCCACTTTTGGCGCAGCGGCGGCTGCAAGGGCCGAAGCCTCGCCGGCGGCAGCTTCGGCTGGAGGGCTGTCGTCCGCCTGCTGTGCGGCGGACAGCTCTAAGGCGTGCACCCGACCATTCGGGTGCACGTATTCGACGCCCGGCGTGCTTCGCAGCCGGCGCAGCCATGCTTCGACGTCCGCCGATGCCTCGGCCGGACGTACGACGTCGACCGCCGCCTCAGCCTGGCGGCGGATCACGAGCGTCCCGCGCAGCTCAGCTGCTTGCGCGGGGTCGCTCCATTTGAGGAGCCAGCTTTGCGGCGGCTCCTCTTTAGCACTTGGGGCGGCGTCAATGCGCTCCGCCGCCAAGGGCACTGCGGCGGGTACAACGCCGCAGAGCAACATAATCGCCAGCAGCGCAGCAAGCTGGCGGCGCAAACTGCGGAACCTACCATGATTAAGCTTCATGTTATTATTCTGCCTTTGCATTCGTATTTTTCTCGCACTTTGCATTCGTAATTTTCTCATGCTTTTCATACATGCTTTTCATTTGCGCTCTTCATTCGCACTTCGCACTTGCACTTGCACTTGCACTTGCACTCCGCACTTCGCACTTGCACTCCGCACTTCGCACTTGCACTCCGCACTTCGCACTTGCACTCCGCACTTGCACTTCGCACTCATTCTTGCCCGCAATAAACATCTATTTAATGCCGTTGTATCCGCTAACTCTCTCATTCTAATACCGTTGAATCTGCTAACTCTCCCCTGTAACTTTCGCGCTTCGAGCAGACTTGTCCTTGTTCTCGCTTAAGATAACGACTAGAGACCCCGCTTGCAGGAATCCATACTGTCTTCTTACCCAGTAGGGGCCCTTCCAATCAGCAGTCCCAGCTACTTCATCAGCAAGCCTGGGAACAAGCCCAGCACGACAAGAGTAACGGCGCAAATCGCAATACCCACAGAAGCGGCAAGGGGAAGCGGAAGCGTCCGCTCGTCGCTGCCTGTTCTCATGAACATTTGCCGGATGAAGCCGAAATAAGCATAGGCGGCCGCCAGACTGCACACAGCCATGACGCCCAGCAGCCAATAGGCCTCTGCTGCGGTGCTGCCCAGCCAAATATACACTTTAGCAAAAAAGCCTCCTGTAACGGGCATTCCTGCAAGCGACAGAACGAAAACAGTCATAGCCGCCGCGAGCCAAGGTGACCGATGATACAAGCCAGCCAGACCGCTGAGCTTGCCATGCCCCACCGCTTTCTGAACGACTGCCAAAACTGCCGTAGCCCCAAACATCGCCAGCATATACACAGAGAATTGATAGACGAGCGGTGCCAATGAGCTGCTGTAAACAGGTGCAAGACTAAGCGCAACCGGAACAAGCAAATAACCGCTGTTGATGACGCTCGCCCAGCCCAATATATGAGCAGCCTGCTTTTGTCTCAGCAGGGCGACCGTGCCCCAAGCTATTTGGCTGGCTGCAATTGCCTGCAAGCCGATATAGGCGCTATTGAAACCCAATAGTTGAACAATTCCCATTTCATGGAGCAAGTGAAATAATACAGCGGCAGTTGCCCCTTGGCCTGCTATCGTCAGAAATATTGCGCCAGCCATATAAGAGAAGCTTGTGCTTTTATTCTCATCGTTTGATACCCAGATGCCAAATGGCAGAGCTGCCACTTTAACGCCCAAACCACATGCCATCAGCAAAATAGCTATGTAGACAAGTGAAGCATACGGCTTCAAATCAGAAATGCCCGCGCGAATAGCAGAAAAGTCCAGCTCTCCAGTAAAACCATAAATATAAGACATGCCGAACAGCAGCAGGGCAGTAGCGACACCGGAACGAGCCGAGAAGCGCAATGCCGGGCGCCCGGGCCGCGAAAGCTGCTTATAGCGCTTGTCTAACGAGGCAAAAATCAAGCTGAGCGCCGCCAAGCTAAATAGCTCAAGTCCAACATACAATGTAATCAGATTGGAAGGCGTCAGCATCAGACGAATACCAAGCAGGGCTGCAGGAATATAAAAATAATGGTTGATACGCTGCTCCCGCTCTTCTCCGAGGCTGAGCAGCACCACTACGATTGCGCCCGCAATAGCCAGCAGAAACATTAGGCTTTCCGTATTCAAGGCAAGATACGTGATTCCCGCGACTCCGCCGGTCTGTCTGCCTGCTGCAATCGCTATCGCCGCCTCTGCATCATTCGCTAACATGCGCCATAAAGCGGCCGCAAATACGATGGCCAGCCAAGGCAGCATCAGCCCGCCTGACGGCGCTCCCTTTCGGTTCCACAAGCGAAACCGGTAACCAGCAGCCAGCATAACCAGCAGCAAAAGGAGGAGCAGCTCCGGAATAAGCTGCACCGTACCCAACCAAAACTGCGACCCCAGCGCTTCACTATTTGTCATGAGCCTATCCCTCCATCCTGCCTGACAGCAGCTGACTATAAAGCCCCGTAATGCTTTGCTGCACCGTATCCGTTAAAAATGACGGGAAGCAGCCCAGAAGGACGATAAAGGCAAGCAATATAATCATCGGCATCGCCTCAATGAAGCGGGCGTCCTTGAAAGCGCTATGCCGCTCATCAATCGGTCCGAAGATTACGCTCAGCAGGCCTCTCAGCATGTAAACCGCAGTGAGCACGATTCCTGGTATTGCGGCAGCTGCGAGCCATGGCAGCGTGTCGAACAAGCCGAGCAGCGACAGCAAAATCCCGGGAAAGCCAGCTAGGCCGGGAATGCCGATAAGCGACAGCACGGCGGCCATAAGCATGCCGCAAATAAACGGAAGCGAGCGGGCCAAGCCGCCAAGCTCGGATATCACCGTCGTTTTAGCCCTCTCCTGCAAGCTGCCGACAACGAGCCACAGCAGGGCAAAGCATAAGCTGACCGCCATGAGCTGAAAGATCGTCCCTTGCAGCCCAATCTCATTAAAGGCGGCGATACCCAGCCAAATGAATCCCATTTGGCTAAGTGAAGCGTAAGCAAGCAGCTGCCTCATATCTGTTTGGCGCAGCGCCAGCAAAGCACCATACAGAAGCTGAATAATACCGATAGCCGCTATGGCTGGGGCCATTTTCTCCGCTTGCTCTGGAAACAAAAATACCCCATAACGCAGCAGTCCATAAGCCCCAGCAGCCGGAAGCAGCCCTGAAATAATCATCGCTACCGATATTGGCGCACTGGCCTGCGCTTTCATAAGCCAGCTATGAACGGGCAGAAGCGGCATAAGCAGCCCGAAACCAATAAGCTGCAAAATAAACAGCACCATCCTCACACCTTCGGACAATGGCTCAGTGGCTCCCCTATGTTGTACCTCTTGGCTCATTGCCGTTTCTCCTGCAAGCAGTCCATGGGCGATTCCCCCGTATCCCCCGCTGTATACCGTCTGGAGCTGCTCGCCAGCCTTTTCTACACGAAGACCCGCCGTACAGGTCAAAATGAGGAATACGACAAGCAGCAGCATGGAACTGAGTCCAGCCCCTGCCAATAGCCGATTCGCCGTACGCTCGCTATCCGGATTGCCCCAAATGCCAACCAGAAAATAAAGAGCGACGATCGCAGCCTGTAAAAATACAATAAACAGCAAAACATCTCTGGCGATAAAAAGCCCCATCAGTGAAGCTTCCAACCATAGCAGCCAAAAATAAAACGCTTTGCGCCGCTTTCTAAGCTGAACAGCTGTCACAACAGCAAGCCCTGTCACTAGGGCGGCAGCGAGCAGCAAGGGCAGCGAGAGCCCGTCTACCGCAACCGCATAGGAGAAGGATAATTTTGCTTCGCTATATGCTTGTCCTGCTGATATAGCAAAAGGAAGCGGAATTTCAATCCACGGATGCTGCTCCGCATAAGCGCCGCCTCCCTGCTGCTGATTAAACGTCGCATATAAAAAAGCGGCAAACAGCAGCGGAAGCAGCGCCGCAAGCACTGCAAGCGACTGCAACGCTCGTCCTTGCCCTGCTGGAACGAGCAGTACAAGCAGCATCCCGGCGGCAGGGGTCAGCCACATCAAAGACAAAAGCGGCAGCTCTGTCAAAAATGCCATTTTACCACTCCCCCTTTGCTGCCATGATGATGATCGTGATGACCAGGCCGAGTATGATCGCCAGTCCCATCCCTCGAATCGTACTGCGAGCGCTCCAGCTCACAGCCAGCCTCCCCATCGCATACAATAGCTGAGCCGCCAGCTTGGGCAGCGCGCCCATAGCTTGCTCAATCGCTGCTAATACCGCTCCAGCGGCGGCAAACGGCCGCTGAAGCGCACTCGCTTTACCTGCCGCCCATCCGGTAGAAGCATCCCAAAGCTTCGTTTCTTCAGACAGCAGCTCGCTCGTTTCTCTTTTGTTTTTAAGCCATCCAAGCCAAGCTCCGCCTAGAAGAATCGCCACAGCAGCCAGCATCAATACTACGGACATACTGCCCGGCCTGCCAGCCGCTTCTCCATCGAGCCATCGTTCAGGCAAGCTGCCCCAGACCAATTGAAAGAAGCTTGAAAGGACAACGATTATGGCAAGTGCAGCAATCGAATAGCTCATAAGGCGCGAACGCTTTTGCCCTCGATCAAGTATTGCTGCTGCAGCCAAGCGCGGCTTGCCTTCAAATATAAGAAAATACATGCGGGACATGTAAGCTGCTGTCAAAAGCAGTACAAGCATGATCGCAGCTAGCCATACGATATGCCGCTCCGATGCTTCCACCCAAATAGACTGCTGCAGCCAGAAGCCCGTAAGAGGGGGAATCCCGCATAAAGCCAAGCCGCCAATTAAAAACGTCCACGCTGCAAGAGGCATATGCTTGCGCAAGCCGCCCATGCCCCTTATATCCGTTGTTCCAACTGTCCGCAATAGATAGCCTGCTGCCAGTACGAGCAGCGTTTTGACAATCGCATGGACCAGCACATAAAGCATACTGCTCGTAGCTGCCCCGATAGCAAGCGAAAGCTGAACGACCCCTAACTGGCTAATCGTCGAATAAATCATTACTTTATTTATATCTCGCTCCATTAGCGCCCTTACAGCAGCGTAGACCGCTGTCACAACGCCAATATAGAGCGCTGCCTTCGTTACGGCTGGAGCCAATTGGAAAATTTCTGTCGTTTTGTACAGAAGCAGCGCTCCGGACATCATGCCGGCTCCTTGCAGCAGCGCGCTCGCTGGAGCAGGGGCTTGTTCCGCACTAATTAACCAAGCGTAAAGCGGAAACTGCGCAGCCATTCCAGCCGCTCCAAGCAGCAGCAAGCTCGCGATCAGCAGCGTCATATTTTTTGCAATCGCACCGGATTGGCCTTCAAATACATTATGTATAGCAGCAAAATCGAGCGCATGCTCCGGCATGAACCAGAACAGCAGCAGCAGCGCAAGCAGCAGCCCCGCACTAGCTATACGCATCATTATAAAAGCTCTATTGGCAGCGGCTCGCGCTGCACTCTTCGCGTACCAGAAGCCAAACAACAAAAATAGGCTGACGGAGGCCAGCTCCCAAAACAAATAAAAGGCGAGTAAGTTATCTGCAAGAGTAAGCGCTAGCAGCGAGAAGGTGCATAAGGATAAATAGCTGTAAAACACCGTCAAGCGTTCATCCTTTTTCATGTAACCAGCGGTATAAACATGAACAAGAACGCTCAGCAAGCTGACACCTACCAGCAGCAGCGCGCTCATATTGGTAACTTCAAATCCAATTCGCAGTGTAAAGCGATCTATAGAAATCCAGTTAAAGCTATCATTATAATCGACCGCCCCCTCGCGGAACCGCTCGATACATACCAGAAGCGACAACAGCAGCGAGGCAGCTGCGCCTCCCGTTCCAACAAAGACACCTGCAGGATGAGACCCTCGGCCAAGTGCCATCAGGATCAAAAAAGCAGCAAGCGGCAGCAGCGGAATAAGAAAAGCAGCCTCGGCATACATTTGCATCTGCTACGATCACCTCCTGTCCAACTATTGTTCACGATTAGAGACTGCGACGCAAGGTGAAACGGCTGTCGCCGTCCTTTGGCGGCGCGGCGCGTTTCAGCCCGAGAAATATAAGCCTATTTATAGGTGTGAAACTTATAAAATCTTATATTTAAATAAAGTACCGCCAATTTGTTGACAAAAGCGGGTACTAATTTCCTCGCAACTCCTTAGTGGTGGAGTCTCGTTTGTATAATACATTTAATACGGCCACACCAATTGAAGCCTGAGCGAAAAAAACCACCAGAGGGAGCGTTCGAAGCCCTTCCGTTATCCCCTGCTTAAATAAGCTTAAAGCAGCAATATTCAACTGGGCTCCGCATAAAATGATACTTACACACAGCAAGGCCACCAATGAATTTCTTTTGACAATTGCCCCATACACACCAATAGCCATCAGCGTCGCCGCTATCATCAAATGGGCAGGAAGCAGCGGCATTTCAGCGCCTGAATAGGGCGTCTCTACAATGACATAGAAAAGAATAGAGAGTAAAAGCGGAATGCCTGCAGCAGCTGCCATTTCGCGAGAAGCGATTGCAATCGCTCGGTTATGCCTGCCTATTTCCGCATGTCTCCTAATCTCTGAGCCTAGTAATATCCCCATTGTCCCAACATATAAGAGTGCCTGAAAAAGCGCAATCAGACCAGCATCCAATCGGACGAGCAGCCCTGAATTTCCAATAATCGTGAACACTACGCCTAGTGCCAGCCTGGGCAGCATCCTGGCGTGAATCATAATGAAAGAGCCC
This genomic window contains:
- a CDS encoding proton-conducting transporter membrane subunit; this translates as MQMYAEAAFLIPLLPLAAFLILMALGRGSHPAGVFVGTGGAAASLLLSLLVCIERFREGAVDYNDSFNWISIDRFTLRIGFEVTNMSALLLVGVSLLSVLVHVYTAGYMKKDERLTVFYSYLSLCTFSLLALTLADNLLAFYLFWELASVSLFLLFGFWYAKSAARAAANRAFIMMRIASAGLLLALLLLFWFMPEHALDFAAIHNVFEGQSGAIAKNMTLLIASLLLLGAAGMAAQFPLYAWLISAEQAPAPASALLQGAGMMSGALLLYKTTEIFQLAPAVTKAALYIGVVTAVYAAVRALMERDINKVMIYSTISQLGVVQLSLAIGAATSSMLYVLVHAIVKTLLVLAAGYLLRTVGTTDIRGMGGLRKHMPLAAWTFLIGGLALCGIPPLTGFWLQQSIWVEASERHIVWLAAIMLVLLLTAAYMSRMYFLIFEGKPRLAAAAILDRGQKRSRLMSYSIAALAIIVVLSSFFQLVWGSLPERWLDGEAAGRPGSMSVVLMLAAVAILLGGAWLGWLKNKRETSELLSEETKLWDASTGWAAGKASALQRPFAAAGAVLAAIEQAMGALPKLAAQLLYAMGRLAVSWSARSTIRGMGLAIILGLVITIIIMAAKGEW
- a CDS encoding NADH-quinone oxidoreductase subunit M, with translation MAFLTELPLLSLMWLTPAAGMLLVLLVPAGQGRALQSLAVLAALLPLLFAAFLYATFNQQQGGGAYAEQHPWIEIPLPFAISAGQAYSEAKLSFSYAVAVDGLSLPLLLAAALVTGLAVVTAVQLRKRRKAFYFWLLWLEASLMGLFIARDVLLFIVFLQAAIVALYFLVGIWGNPDSERTANRLLAGAGLSSMLLLVVFLILTCTAGLRVEKAGEQLQTVYSGGYGGIAHGLLAGETAMSQEVQHRGATEPLSEGVRMVLFILQLIGFGLLMPLLPVHSWLMKAQASAPISVAMIISGLLPAAGAYGLLRYGVFLFPEQAEKMAPAIAAIGIIQLLYGALLALRQTDMRQLLAYASLSQMGFIWLGIAAFNEIGLQGTIFQLMAVSLCFALLWLVVGSLQERAKTTVISELGGLARSLPFICGMLMAAVLSLIGIPGLAGFPGILLSLLGLFDTLPWLAAAAIPGIVLTAVYMLRGLLSVIFGPIDERHSAFKDARFIEAMPMIILLAFIVLLGCFPSFLTDTVQQSITGLYSQLLSGRMEG
- a CDS encoding NADH-quinone oxidoreductase subunit K produces the protein MFNEWFTAETTAFFLYSALVVAGSFIMIHARMLPRLALGVVFTIIGNSGLLVRLDAGLIALFQALLYVGTMGILLGSEIRRHAEIGRHNRAIAIASREMAAAAGIPLLLSILFYVIVETPYSGAEMPLLPAHLMIAATLMAIGVYGAIVKRNSLVALLCVSIILCGAQLNIAALSLFKQGITEGLRTLPLVVFFAQASIGVAVLNVLYKRDSTTKELRGN